Proteins co-encoded in one Arachis hypogaea cultivar Tifrunner chromosome 13, arahy.Tifrunner.gnm2.J5K5, whole genome shotgun sequence genomic window:
- the LOC112792300 gene encoding bidirectional sugar transporter SWEET15-like isoform X2, with protein sequence MAVPIDHPRAAFIFGILGNVISFFAFLSPLKTFKRIWKRKSTEGFQSLPYVVALFSCIVWLYYATLKTNVFLLVTINSFGCAIEIIYILIYMIYADKRARVKVIRTKSVEFMPILLSSILTVSAIMWFCYGIFLKDIWITIPNVVGFTLGLIQMVVYLIYRGRGER encoded by the exons ATGGCTGTTCCAATAGACCACCCTCGTGCAGCATTTATTTTTGGGATACTAG GCAACGTGATTTCCTTCTTCGCGTTTTTATCACCCTT GAAAACATTTAAGCGAATATGGAAAAGGAAATCGACGGAAGGCTTCCAATCATTGCCTTACGTTGTTGCATTATTCAGCTGCATTGTATGGTTATACTATGCCACACTCAAAACCAACGTTTTTCTTCTCGTTACCATTAACTCATTTGGATGTGCCATAGAGATTATTTACATTTTAATCTACATGATCTATGCAGACAAGCGTGCCAgg GTAAAGGTTATACGTACAAAGAGCGTAGAGTTTATGCCCATCCTTTTGTCAAGCATTCTCACAGTTAGTGCCATAATGTGGTTTTGTTACGGTATTTTTCTGAAGGACATATGGATTACC ATACCAAACGTGGTGGGTTTTACGTTGGGGTTAATACAGATGGTGGTATATTTAATTTATAGGGGACGTGGGGAACGTTAA
- the LOC112792301 gene encoding uncharacterized protein isoform X2, which produces MASSKIVTTNTDLPRDSSSSSSSSSSSSSSSSSAAAAAASSNYYSLLHNQNLHYYSNSSVVMDDLLNSIYTTTTTTTSHPSNPSSSPPPPPKTVDDVWKDMILTHSHRDSTHHNHHPFEEMTLEAFLSKNAAVTDDDVTAVAPLHNHHPVPHQFPQVPAVEGSSSSAAEPFANGIDAAVASGVPAPSSSSGGGGGGGGGGAAAVAKGKRRAVEEPVDKATLQKQRRMIKNRESAARSRERKQAEKKKKRLKELLEFVIPVVEKRKPKKLLRTNSVQSL; this is translated from the exons ATGGCGTCGTCGAAGATTGTCACGACGAATACGGATCTGCCACgcgactcttcttcttcatcatcgtcttcttcttcttcttcctcttcttcttcttctgctgctgctgctgctgcttcttctaaTTATTACTCCCTTCTTCACAATCAAAATCTGCATTATTATTCAAACTCGTCCGTGGTAATGGACGATCTTCTAAACTCCATCTACACCACCACAACAACCACCACCTCTCACCCCTCAAATCCTTCTTCATCCCCTCCTCCTCCGCCCAAAACCGTCGATGATGTCTGGAAAGACATGATCCTAACCCACTCTCACAGAGACTCAACTCACCATAATCACCACCCGTTCGAGGAAATGACCCTTGAGGCTTTCCTCTCAAAAAACGCTGCCGTCACTGATGACGACGTCACCGCCGTTGCtcctcttcataatcatcatcctGTTCCTCATCAGTTCCCGCAGGTGCCCGCCGTTGAAGGCTCATCCTCCTCCGCGGCTGAGCCTTTTGCCAATGGGATTGATGCTGCGGTGGCAAGTGGAGTCCCAGCACCCTCGTCATCATCAGGAGGAGGCGGCGGTGGTGGAGGAGGAGGGGCAGCTGCGGTGGCAAAGGGAAAGAGAAGGGCGGTGGAGGAACCAGTGGACAAGGCCACTCTTCAAAAGCAGAGACGCATGATCAAGAATCGTGAGTCTGCGGCTAGGTCCAGGGAACGCAAGCAG gctgaaaagaaaaagaagagattgAAGGAG CTTCTTGAGTTCGTCATCCCAGTTGTGGAGAAGCGTAAACCAAAAAAGCTTCTAAGAACGAATTCAGTTCAGTCATTGTGA
- the LOC112792302 gene encoding probable helicase MAGATAMA 3 codes for MNVGITRAKSAVLVVGSASTLRRSKQWNKLVESAEKRDCFFQVSKPYSSFFSDENLTSMKAKIGEQSQNAEMQDVEMPHENAVADADQAQAEDYGDGDGDAEMDDPGDDD; via the exons ATGAATGTTGGGATCACAAGAGCAAAGTCTGCAGTTTTG GTTGTTGGATCTGCCTCAACATTGAGGAGGAGCAAACAATGGAACAAGCTAGTGGAAAGTGCTGAGAAGAGGGATTGTTTCTTCCAA GTTTCGAAACCCTACTCCTCATTCTTCAGCGACGAAAATCTTACATCCATGAAAGCAAAGATAGGGGAACAATCTCAGAATGCTGAAATGCAGGATGTCGAAATGCCGCATGAAAATGCTGTAGCAGATGCCGATCAAGCACAAGCTGAGGACTATGGAGATGGTGATGGCGATGCTGAAATGGATGATCCAGGTGACGATGATTAG
- the LOC112792299 gene encoding probable U3 small nucleolar RNA-associated protein 11: protein MSSLRNAIPRRAHKERAQPSSRKKFGLLEKHKDYVERAKAFHKKEDTIRRLREKAANRNEDEFYFKMIKTKVVDGVHKPESDANKYTQEELLLMKTQDIGYILQKLQSERKKIEKLNATLHCTDNQRPNKHVFFAEDREEAKELQSQNLRREVHLPLTSDDLPTNIKRKIAKSYKELEARKTRLGQLEKIYLDMSMQKELQKKGKKRKLREDELVTPASKSVYKWHAERKR from the exons ATGTCTTCTCTCAGGAATGCCATTCCCAGGCGTGCCCACAAAGAACGCGCTCAACC GTCCTCGAGGAAAAAATTTGGCTTGCTTGAGAAGCACAAAGACTATGTTGAGCGCGCAAAAGCATTCCACAAGAAAGAGGACACCATACGG AGGCTCAGGGAAAAAGCGGCAAACAGAAACGAAGATGAATTTTACTTTAAGATGATCAAGACAAAAGTCGTtgatggagttcataaaccaga GAGTGATGCAAACAAGTATACCCAAGAAGAACTTCTGCTGATGAAAACACAGGATATAGGATATATTCTTCAAAAGCTTCAGAGTGAGAGAAAG AAAATTGAGAAGCTGAATGCCACTCTGCACTGTACTGATAATCAACGGCCAAATAAGCATGTCTTCTTTGCTGAGGACAG GGAAGAGGCAAAAGAGTTACAATCACAAAATCTAAGAAGAGAAGTTCATCTTCCTCTTACTTCCGATGATCTTCCTACGAACATTAAGAG AAAGATTGCCAAATCCTATAAAGAGCTGGAAGCGAGGAAGACTAGACTCGGCCAGCTAGAGAAAATCTACTTGGACATGTCAATGCAGAAAGAGTTGCAG AAAAAGGGTAAGAAGCGCAAACTACGAGAAGACGAGCTTGTCACTCCAGCCTCTAAATCAGTATACAAGTGGCATGCAGAAAGAAAGCGCTAA
- the LOC112792300 gene encoding bidirectional sugar transporter N3-like isoform X1 gives MAVPIDHPRAAFIFGILGNVISFFAFLSPLKTFKRIWKRKSTEGFQSLPYVVALFSCIVWLYYATLKTNVFLLVTINSFGCAIEIIYILIYMIYADKRARYFCIAQFVAMNVMCLPTIILGTYFKLHGLVRVKVVGLICVIISTCVFVAPLSILVKVIRTKSVEFMPILLSSILTVSAIMWFCYGIFLKDIWITIPNVVGFTLGLIQMVVYLIYRGRGER, from the exons ATGGCTGTTCCAATAGACCACCCTCGTGCAGCATTTATTTTTGGGATACTAG GCAACGTGATTTCCTTCTTCGCGTTTTTATCACCCTT GAAAACATTTAAGCGAATATGGAAAAGGAAATCGACGGAAGGCTTCCAATCATTGCCTTACGTTGTTGCATTATTCAGCTGCATTGTATGGTTATACTATGCCACACTCAAAACCAACGTTTTTCTTCTCGTTACCATTAACTCATTTGGATGTGCCATAGAGATTATTTACATTTTAATCTACATGATCTATGCAGACAAGCGTGCCAgg TATTTTTGCATAGCACAATTTGTGGCTATGAATGTGATGTGCTTGCCTACGATCATTCTGGGGACGTATTTTAAGCTACATGGTTTGGTTCGCGTCAAAGTTGTTGGACTCATATGTGTAATAATTTCAACGTGTGTCTTTGTAGCACCCCTAAGCATTTTG GTAAAGGTTATACGTACAAAGAGCGTAGAGTTTATGCCCATCCTTTTGTCAAGCATTCTCACAGTTAGTGCCATAATGTGGTTTTGTTACGGTATTTTTCTGAAGGACATATGGATTACC ATACCAAACGTGGTGGGTTTTACGTTGGGGTTAATACAGATGGTGGTATATTTAATTTATAGGGGACGTGGGGAACGTTAA
- the LOC112783690 gene encoding probable U3 small nucleolar RNA-associated protein 11 — MSSLRNAIPRRAHKERAQPSSRKKFGLLEKHKDYVERAKAFHKKEDTIRRLREKAANRNEDEFYFKMIKTKVVDGVHKPESDANKYTQEELLLMKTQDIGYILQKLQSERKKIEKLNATLHCTDNQRPNKHVFFAEDREEAKELQSQNLRREVHLPLTSDDLPTNIKRYTLHLASKTLILLSFCLIPYPLKSNILLHFPAEACYGFVVPNILSVLFDALKIINFSKYLNCNKHRADILAC; from the exons ATGTCTTCTCTCAGGAATGCCATTCCCAGGCGTGCCCACAAAGAACGCGCTCAACC GTCCTCGAGGAAAAAATTTGGCTTGCTTGAGAAGCACAAAGACTATGTTGAGCGCGCAAAAGCATTCCACAAGAAAGAGGACACCATACGG AGGCTCAGGGAAAAAGCGGCAAACAGAAACGAAGATGAATTTTACTTTAAGATGATCAAGACAAAAGTCGTtgatggagttcataaaccaga GAGTGATGCAAACAAGTATACCCAAGAAGAACTTCTGCTGATGAAAACACAGGATATAGGATATATTCTTCAAAAGCTTCAGAGTGAGAGAAAG AAAATTGAGAAGCTGAATGCCACTCTGCACTGTACTGATAATCAACGGCCAAATAAGCATGTCTTCTTTGCTGAGGACAG GGAAGAGGCAAAAGAGTTACAATCACAAAATCTAAGAAGAGAAGTTCATCTTCCTCTTACTTCCGATGATCTTCCTACGAACATTAAGAGGTACACCTTACACTTGGCTTCAAAGACACTGATTTTGTTATCGTTTTGCTTAATACCCTATCCTTTGAAATCAAACATTTTGTTACATTTCCCTGCTGAAGCTTGTTATGGATTTGTTGTACCAAATATTTTATCTGTTCTCTTTGATGCCctcaaaatcattaattttagTAAGTATCTCAATTGTAATAAACACCGTGCTGATATTTTAGCATGTTGA
- the LOC112792301 gene encoding G-box-binding factor 4-like isoform X1, with translation MASSKIVTTNTDLPRDSSSSSSSSSSSSSSSSSAAAAAASSNYYSLLHNQNLHYYSNSSVVMDDLLNSIYTTTTTTTSHPSNPSSSPPPPPKTVDDVWKDMILTHSHRDSTHHNHHPFEEMTLEAFLSKNAAVTDDDVTAVAPLHNHHPVPHQFPQVPAVEGSSSSAAEPFANGIDAAVASGVPAPSSSSGGGGGGGGGGAAAVAKGKRRAVEEPVDKATLQKQRRMIKNRESAARSRERKQAYTTDLESNVQQLEIENARLLSEEAEKKKKRLKELLEFVIPVVEKRKPKKLLRTNSVQSL, from the exons ATGGCGTCGTCGAAGATTGTCACGACGAATACGGATCTGCCACgcgactcttcttcttcatcatcgtcttcttcttcttcttcctcttcttcttcttctgctgctgctgctgctgcttcttctaaTTATTACTCCCTTCTTCACAATCAAAATCTGCATTATTATTCAAACTCGTCCGTGGTAATGGACGATCTTCTAAACTCCATCTACACCACCACAACAACCACCACCTCTCACCCCTCAAATCCTTCTTCATCCCCTCCTCCTCCGCCCAAAACCGTCGATGATGTCTGGAAAGACATGATCCTAACCCACTCTCACAGAGACTCAACTCACCATAATCACCACCCGTTCGAGGAAATGACCCTTGAGGCTTTCCTCTCAAAAAACGCTGCCGTCACTGATGACGACGTCACCGCCGTTGCtcctcttcataatcatcatcctGTTCCTCATCAGTTCCCGCAGGTGCCCGCCGTTGAAGGCTCATCCTCCTCCGCGGCTGAGCCTTTTGCCAATGGGATTGATGCTGCGGTGGCAAGTGGAGTCCCAGCACCCTCGTCATCATCAGGAGGAGGCGGCGGTGGTGGAGGAGGAGGGGCAGCTGCGGTGGCAAAGGGAAAGAGAAGGGCGGTGGAGGAACCAGTGGACAAGGCCACTCTTCAAAAGCAGAGACGCATGATCAAGAATCGTGAGTCTGCGGCTAGGTCCAGGGAACGCAAGCAG GCTTACACAACTGACCTTGAGTCTAATGTTCAACAGCTGGAGATAGAGAATGCCCGGTTATTGAGTGAAGAG gctgaaaagaaaaagaagagattgAAGGAG CTTCTTGAGTTCGTCATCCCAGTTGTGGAGAAGCGTAAACCAAAAAAGCTTCTAAGAACGAATTCAGTTCAGTCATTGTGA